A window from Pedosphaera parvula Ellin514 encodes these proteins:
- a CDS encoding homocysteine S-methyltransferase family protein, giving the protein MNQNIKTKRWEQLEALLRERIVIIDGAMGTMIQQYKLDEAAFRGDRFQNWHKDLKGNNDLLNVTRPQVIQEIHRKYLEAGADII; this is encoded by the coding sequence GTGAATCAGAACATCAAAACGAAGCGTTGGGAGCAATTGGAAGCGTTGTTGCGGGAACGAATTGTCATCATCGACGGCGCGATGGGGACGATGATCCAGCAATACAAGCTGGATGAAGCGGCCTTCCGTGGAGATCGTTTTCAGAATTGGCACAAGGACCTTAAGGGTAACAACGATTTGCTCAACGTGACGCGACCGCAAGTTATCCAGGAGATTCATCGGAAGTACCTGGAGGCCGGTGCGGACATCATT
- a CDS encoding helicase HerA-like domain-containing protein codes for MNAPEPILVARGDSELYLLPQMANRHGLIAGATGTGKTVTLQRLAESFSNLGVPVFMADVKGDLSGISQPGQSNNKIQDRIRQLKLTDFSFAGCPVTFWDVFGTAGHPFRATISELGPLLLSRLLMLNDTQSGVLNLVFRIADENGLLLLDSKDLRAMLHYIGENAATFTTQYGNISSASIGAIQRNLLALEEQGADKFFGEPALNLDDFLQTDSQGHGVVNLLAADKLMQSPKIYATFLLWLLSDLFERLPEVGDLPKPKLVFFFDEAHLLFNDIPPVLLEKIEQVIRLIRSKGVGVFFVSQNPRDIPDNILGQLGNRVQHALRAFTPRDQKAVNAAAETFRSNPKLNTAAVLTELAVGEALVSFLDEQGQPAVVQRALIYPPRSQIGPIRPDQRQELIQNSLLHGHYEQAVDRESAYERLSNAHAAAPTPAPQPSKGSEPKPSIFKSLLESVTGASTSTETSPGTPRRTRGRPADDLMTTVVKSAARTMGSTVSREIVRGLMGSVFGGTRRR; via the coding sequence ATGAATGCTCCCGAACCCATTCTTGTCGCCCGGGGAGACTCTGAGCTGTATCTGCTCCCGCAAATGGCCAATCGTCACGGTCTCATTGCTGGCGCGACCGGCACCGGCAAAACTGTCACGCTCCAACGCCTGGCTGAAAGCTTTAGTAATCTGGGTGTTCCCGTCTTCATGGCGGATGTGAAAGGGGACCTCTCCGGCATCAGCCAGCCCGGTCAGTCCAACAACAAAATTCAGGATCGTATCCGTCAATTGAAGTTGACGGACTTCTCATTCGCCGGTTGTCCTGTCACGTTTTGGGATGTTTTCGGCACTGCCGGGCATCCATTCCGTGCCACCATCAGTGAACTCGGCCCGCTGCTTCTCAGCCGGCTCCTCATGCTGAATGACACTCAATCCGGTGTTTTAAATCTGGTCTTTCGTATCGCTGATGAAAATGGACTGCTGCTGCTCGATTCCAAGGATCTGCGTGCCATGCTGCATTACATCGGTGAAAATGCCGCCACTTTTACCACTCAATACGGTAACATTTCCAGTGCCAGCATTGGTGCCATCCAACGAAACCTTCTCGCACTGGAAGAGCAAGGTGCGGACAAGTTTTTTGGCGAACCTGCGCTCAACCTCGACGATTTCCTCCAGACCGATTCCCAGGGCCATGGCGTGGTAAACCTTCTCGCCGCCGACAAGTTGATGCAGTCGCCCAAAATTTACGCGACATTTCTGCTCTGGCTATTGTCCGACCTCTTCGAACGGCTTCCGGAAGTAGGAGATCTTCCAAAGCCAAAACTGGTTTTCTTCTTCGATGAAGCGCATCTGCTATTCAATGATATCCCGCCGGTGCTCCTCGAGAAAATTGAGCAGGTCATTCGCTTGATCCGTTCCAAGGGCGTGGGTGTCTTCTTCGTTTCGCAAAATCCGCGCGATATTCCTGACAACATCCTCGGTCAGCTGGGAAACCGCGTCCAGCATGCCTTGCGGGCGTTCACTCCACGCGATCAAAAGGCGGTGAACGCCGCTGCCGAAACCTTCCGTTCCAATCCAAAACTCAACACGGCTGCTGTGCTGACCGAACTGGCCGTTGGCGAAGCCCTCGTTTCATTCCTGGATGAGCAGGGTCAGCCGGCGGTGGTTCAACGCGCCCTCATCTATCCGCCGCGCAGTCAGATTGGTCCGATTCGGCCGGATCAACGCCAGGAGTTGATTCAAAACTCGCTCCTCCATGGACATTATGAGCAAGCTGTGGATCGTGAGTCCGCCTACGAACGTTTGTCGAATGCTCATGCAGCGGCTCCCACACCAGCCCCTCAGCCCAGCAAGGGCTCCGAACCAAAACCTTCCATATTCAAATCGCTGCTCGAAAGCGTGACTGGTGCATCCACATCCACTGAAACCTCACCCGGCACGCCTCGCCGAACCCGCGGGCGACCAGCGGATGATCTGATGACCACTGTGGTGAAGAGCGCTGCCCGCACGATGGGCAGCACTGTCAGCCGCGAGATCGTTCGCGGCCTGATGGGCTCAGTTTTTGGCGGTACTCGCCGGCGCTGA
- a CDS encoding dienelactone hydrolase family protein produces the protein MKKLILGIGLGLVVAFTSQAQEWAKAKLEKSPRHGEWVKIKQGKREVESFITYPEVKEKATAVVVIHEIFGLSDWARSVTDELAEAGYIAIAPDLLSGLGPKGGGTSELGGSDGVRKAIFSLPPDQITADLNAAVDYVSKLPSCNGKVLVMGFCWGGGQSFRFATNNKEIKGAMVFYGTGPEDEKDIKRISCPVYGFYGGNDARVTSTVEPTKALMKKAGKRFEPVIYEGAGHGFMRAGEAPDVSEGNKKARDEAWKRVKEILKKS, from the coding sequence ATGAAGAAATTGATATTGGGAATTGGTTTAGGGTTGGTGGTGGCATTTACAAGCCAGGCGCAGGAGTGGGCCAAGGCGAAGCTCGAGAAATCGCCGCGACATGGCGAATGGGTAAAGATAAAGCAAGGCAAGCGCGAAGTGGAATCCTTCATCACTTATCCCGAGGTGAAAGAGAAGGCCACAGCAGTCGTGGTGATACACGAGATTTTTGGATTGAGCGATTGGGCGCGAAGCGTCACCGATGAACTGGCGGAGGCGGGTTACATTGCGATCGCTCCTGACTTGCTTTCCGGTCTTGGACCTAAAGGCGGCGGCACGAGTGAACTCGGAGGGAGCGATGGCGTGCGCAAAGCGATCTTCTCCCTGCCCCCGGATCAAATCACGGCGGACCTGAATGCCGCGGTGGATTATGTCTCCAAACTTCCGTCGTGCAATGGCAAGGTTTTAGTAATGGGATTCTGCTGGGGCGGCGGGCAATCGTTTCGGTTTGCCACTAATAATAAGGAGATCAAAGGCGCCATGGTATTCTACGGAACCGGACCAGAGGACGAAAAGGATATCAAGCGCATATCTTGCCCCGTTTACGGATTTTATGGCGGAAACGATGCACGGGTGACTTCGACTGTTGAGCCGACCAAGGCCTTGATGAAGAAAGCGGGCAAGCGGTTCGAGCCGGTGATTTATGAGGGTGCGGGTCATGGTTTCATGAGAGCGGGTGAAGCGCCTGATGTCAGTGAAGGTAACAAGAAAGCCCGCGACGAAGCCTGGAAACGCGTAAAGGAGATACTTAAAAAATCCTGA
- a CDS encoding protocatechuate 3,4-dioxygenase, with translation MKSDLSIPDSFQTQNRRNFLARLGLGAVLFTVPGAFAAELVRTPRQTEGPFYPDKLPLDTDNDLIIVNDSITPALGEITYLSGRILDARGEPIRNATVEIWQVDSKGVYLHTESSSHADRDKNFQGFGRFLTGSTGEYLFRTIKPVAYPGRTPHIHFAVKLPKQEKFTTQCYIQGEAKNESDMVLRGIKDADARKSVIIPFTPIKGAKVGELAAKFDIVMGFTPQA, from the coding sequence ATGAAAAGCGATCTCTCCATCCCTGATTCATTTCAAACTCAAAACCGACGCAATTTTTTGGCGCGACTGGGGCTGGGTGCGGTGTTGTTTACAGTCCCCGGAGCATTTGCCGCTGAACTGGTGCGAACACCGCGGCAGACTGAAGGACCATTTTACCCGGACAAACTGCCTCTCGATACTGATAACGATTTAATCATCGTGAATGATTCAATCACTCCAGCGCTGGGCGAGATTACGTATTTGAGCGGACGGATTCTGGATGCTCGCGGCGAGCCGATTCGCAACGCGACAGTGGAAATCTGGCAGGTGGACAGCAAAGGGGTTTACCTTCATACCGAGAGCAGCAGCCACGCTGACCGGGACAAGAATTTTCAAGGTTTCGGACGATTTCTGACTGGCTCGACCGGTGAGTATTTGTTTCGCACGATCAAACCGGTGGCCTATCCAGGTCGGACACCACACATCCACTTTGCAGTCAAGCTGCCCAAACAGGAGAAGTTTACGACGCAATGTTACATTCAAGGCGAAGCGAAGAATGAGAGTGACATGGTGTTGCGAGGCATCAAGGATGCGGATGCCAGGAAGTCGGTGATCATTCCATTCACTCCGATCAAAGGAGCGAAGGTGGGAGAATTAGCAGCGAAGTTTGACATCGTGATGGGTTTTACGCCGCAAGCATGA
- a CDS encoding response regulator, translating into MKPKLSVLIADDLEIDRWLLKDAFHTTASGFQVVGEVADGEQVINYLAGRGEYSDRQRYPFPDVLLIDLMMPRKNGFEVLEWLQEQSFPKLRVVPMAAHYEIASLSPRHRALRLRVEHFYSKSVTYEERLWSVQALQQQMEAGKANFL; encoded by the coding sequence ATGAAACCGAAGCTTTCAGTGTTGATTGCTGACGATCTGGAGATCGATCGTTGGCTATTGAAGGATGCGTTTCATACCACCGCCTCCGGCTTTCAAGTCGTTGGTGAAGTGGCTGATGGTGAACAGGTAATTAACTATCTGGCTGGCCGCGGTGAGTATTCGGACCGCCAACGTTACCCATTTCCAGACGTTTTGCTGATCGATCTAATGATGCCCCGCAAGAACGGTTTCGAGGTGCTTGAATGGCTTCAGGAACAATCCTTTCCGAAACTCAGGGTTGTGCCCATGGCGGCACATTACGAGATCGCATCTCTTAGTCCCCGCCACCGCGCTCTACGCCTGCGGGTGGAACATTTCTACTCCAAGTCTGTCACGTATGAGGAACGCCTCTGGTCAGTCCAAGCCTTGCAGCAGCAGATGGAAGCGGGCAAGGCAAACTTCCTTTGA